Part of the Chroogloeocystis siderophila 5.2 s.c.1 genome, AGCGGAATACCAACACGTTTTTCTAAAACAGCAAGAATTTGTAACAAACGGTTGTAATCGACACCCGTTGTCGATCGGCGCGGGGAAGCATAGCTTGTGGGACTTACCAAAGCTTGCAACTCAACAACAATCGGGCGCGTTCCTTCGCACGCGACAACGATCGCGGTGCCTGGTGCAGGTTCGTCACGATTTCCTAAAAATAACTCAGATGGATTCGGAACTTCGCGCAAACCGCGATCAATCATTTCAAAGATGCCGATTTCATGCGTTGCACCAAAGCGATTTTTAACAGTTCTTAAAAGTCGATGCGAGGCGAAGCGATCGCCTTCAAAATACAAAACAGTATCGACTAAATGTTCTAAAACTTTAGGTCCTGCTATTGCACCTTCTTTGGTAACATGACCCACAATTAACATTGTCACATCATCGCGTTTTGCAACTTGCATCAAAGCTGCGGTACATTCGCGTACTTGTGCAACCGAACCAGGTGCTGAAGTTAGTGTGGGGAAATAAACTGTTTGAATGCTATCGATGACAGCAACATTCGGTTTAAGCGAGTCAATTTCTCTTAAAATTTCTTCAAGATCTGTCTCAGGTAAAACATACAAATCGGCACCAACAGCGATTTCAGTTGCCGGTGAATTAGGCTGTGGTAAATTAATATTTGCCTCGTCATTACTTGAGTCATTAACTGGTTTCGCAACTCCTAAACGCGAAGCGCGCAGCTTTACTTGTTGTCCTGATTCTTCTCCGCAAACATAAAGTATGCGATACTTTTGTGCGAGTTGATTAGAAACTTGCAATAAAAGAGTTGATTTCCCAATTCCAGGATCGCCGCCGATGAGTACTAAAGACCCAGGAACAATACCGCCGCCCAAAACTCGGTCAAGTTCGCCATAGCCAGAAACCCAACGCATTACTTGGCGATCGCTAATTTGAGCAAAGGTAAGCGAAGCTCTTGGTTTAGCTGGTTTAGCCGCCGATTTGTTATTACTTCGCGTAAGTTGTAATCCACCACGACTGGGTAAAGTTGCTGATGTTGTAGACTCGATTTGTTCTTCTAAAGAATTATAAGTTCCACAGGCAGGGCACTTGCCAAACCACTGCGGAGACTCTGCACCACATTCATTGCATACGTAATAAGTTCGAGGCTTTGGCATTGGCTATTTGTTAATTGTTAAAATATGTTTAGAGCGAAAGTTTAAAAAAGTTTGAAATCAATTTTTGATGCAAAATTCGATATTTTTTAATACACAAATCAGCTAAAATTTTAAATTAATGGTACTAAAAATTAAGTTTCATAAAATCCAATTAAGGAGCGCGAAGAAGATTGGAAAGTCATAAAGAAAAAATCTTAGTAGTAGATGACGAAGCAAGCATACGTCGTATTTTAGAAACCCGACTATCAATGATTGGTTATGACGTTGTTACCGCAGCTGACGGGGAAGAAGCACTCGACACATTTCGGAAAGCGCAACCTGATTTAGTTGTACTTGACGTCATGATGCCAAAGCTAGACGGCTACGGAGTTTGTCAAGAGCTACGTAAAGAATCAGACGTCCCAATCATTATGCTAACAGCCTTGGGAGATGTCGCAGATCGCATCACAGGTTTAGAACTCGGTGCGGATGATTACGTTGTCAAACCATTTTCTCCTAAAGAACTCGAAGCGCGGATTCGTTCGGTATTGCGGCGAGTCGATAAAACGGGCGTGACAGGAATTCCAAGTTCAGGCGTGATTCACGTCGGACAACTGCGGATAGATACTAACAAACGGCAAGTTTACAAAGGAGATGAGCGGATTCGATTAACCGGAATGGAATTTAGTTTGCTTGAGTTACTCGTAAGTCGTTCAGGTGAAGCTTTCTCGCGCTCAGAGATTCTTCAAGAAGTGTGGGGCTATACTCCTGAAAGACACGTAGATACTCGCGTCGTAGATGTTCACATTTCGCGCTTGCGTGCAAAATTAGAAGACGATCCGAGTAATCCAGAACTTATTCTTACCGCAAGAGGTACGGGTTATTTGTTTCAACGCATTATAGAACCAGGCGAGGAGTGAAGTAAAAAAAACTAATTACTCATTGCTAAACGATGGCTAAATCAGACCAAAATCAATTCTTCCGGCTGCTACCAATTGTTGTAGGTGCGCTAGGAGGAACATTACTTCTGCTCAACCGTCTACTAACACCAGAGTTAACGGGTTCACAGGCACGAGCAGATGCGCTAGGGATTATGCTAAGCGCAACATTAATATTAACAGGTTTGCTATGGCAGCGAATTATACCGCAATCGCCCGATACCGTCAGTTTAGTCGGGCAAGAAGGTTTTGAGATTGCACCATTGCCAGAGCCAGCAAAAACAGAACTAGCTTGGGCATCGCACTTACTATTAACAAATACCGCAACGCGATCGCTAGTCGTATTCTACCAAGGTAAAGTATTGCTGCGGCGGGGTATTTTGGGTCAACAACCAGAAGTCAAACCAGGGGCAATTTTACAACGCGTGCTAGACAAGCACAAACCTGTTTACCTAGTAGACTTAAAAATATACCCAGGACGGATTGAATTTGATTACTTGCCAGAGAATACTCAAGGTGTAATAGTACAACCAATTGGTCAAGAGGGTGCGTTGATTTTAGCAGCTAATGCACCGCGTAGCTATACTAAGCAAGATGAAAATTGGATCGCGGGAATTGCTGATAAATTAAGTGTCACGCTCAAGAACTCTACAAATGTTGCTTCTGTCTCTGGATAAAGCTTTATGTTGTTAACGCTGTATTGGGTGCTAGTTGCCCTGATGATTGTTGGTGTCATTGGCGCTGTGGTTCCAGGGATTCCTGGAACCAGTTTAATTTTAATAGCTATTATTATTTGGGGAGTTCTCCAAGGCTCGTTGAGTAGTATTGCTGTACCCCTCACGGTTGCGATCGTTGTGTTGCTTGCGAGTATCGGAATTGATTTTTTAGCAAGCTACTGGGGTGCGAAACGTGCTGGTGCAAGTAAATGGGGACAAATAGGCGCAATTGTCGGTTTAATCTTAGGCTTTTTAGGCTTATTACCAACTTTACCCTTCGGTGGACCTTTACTCGGTATTCTCCTCGGACCATTCCTTGGAGCGATTATAGGGGAATATCTTTATCAACACAATTTGCAACTAGCCGTCAAAGCTGGAGTAGGAATTGTCGTCGGTTCTTTGATAGGAAATTTAATTCAGGGAGCGTTAGCAGTTGTTACTTTAAGTGTTTTTGTATTAACAACTTGGTCACAAATCGTTGGCATCTAAATTATATTTTAGAAAAGCATGAGTGCTGTTGAATTCTACAAGCTGCTTATCGCTTAGCAGTACTTCTAAAAATATAAATTTCCCGATTTGTTGGATATTACTACTTTCAATAACGTATTTGTTAATTCTAGAGAAACGTTATAGTTAAGTTAGTAATGGTATTTAGTTGCATTTAACGGGTTTTAATCGAACTTGAAGATGACGAGTGAGTACGTGGCATTCACCTTGAGTTACCTCGACTTTCTCTAAGACAGAAGTTTCATAACCATCGCTTGATGTTGATACGGTATAGACTCCAGGACGTTCAAACACTCCTCCATATATAAATTGTCCTGCTGGTGTTACACTGCTCAGTTGAAGTTCCTCTTGGAAGTTCTGTTTTTGAACAACAACTTTAGCTTCTAGTGGTAAATTTGTTTGAGCATCAGAAACTGTTACTGTAATTGCAGGTTCTATGCTAGGAGTGCAAAAAGTCATAGTGTCAAGTTCAGGAGATTGAGCAGATACAAAAACTATTCCAAGAAGAGATAGCGAGCTTAGATGTCTGTCCATGATCGCATTCCTTTTCTATTAAATCTTTTCATGTATAACTGTTAATTGGCAGTCATCTAATTTTAAAATAAAAAACTCTAAAAACGGGTATCAAAGTTTTTGCTGTTATGTAGTCTCTAAACAATTATTCGACCTTTAAGTTGAAGCGGCTTTGATAACTTATAACTTAACACTTACACTTCTCTTAAGTTCTCCTAGTTTCTAACCCCTGCTATCCTACACAAATATGGAACAACCAGAATAGAGATTTGCTAAGTCAGCACTACGCTGGAGTGCTACTGCACGACGCACAGCAGCATCTGCATTGACTAATCCGTGACCAAAAGTATTATCTCGTCCCTCTGCTCCTAAATCCATTGCTGTATCAATCAAAATCTGACGTACTTGCCCTCCTGTCAAGCTGGAATTGACACTCCACACCAAGGAAGCAATTCCAGCTAAGTTAGGATTAGCGCCAGAGGTTCCGCCAAAAAAGCGCATATTACCGAATTTATCAATTGCTGGAGAATCGGTTGCTGCTACTAATGTCAAATTAGAACCACGGTTAGAGTAACTAGCAAGATTGACAGAAGAAGCATTAGTCAAGCCATCTACTATCGTTGTAGCACTTGTGTTCCGTAGTGCGCCAACTGACATAACATTGTCATGCGTTGTTTCTAATTGCGCAACACCACTCACGCTTGTTAAGTAATTAGGATCGGAAAGATTGCCATTAGGACCACCATTACCGGCTGCGATCGCAAAAATAGCAATGTCAGAGTTATCTCGAATTAATTGTTCAAGTTGTTCGCGCGTTCCACCACTATTAAACCAATTTCCTTGAATTCCGCCTTGGAAAACAACTCGTTGATTTCTAGCTCGTGCATAGCTAATAGTATCTTGAATCGCTTGCTGTAAAGATACACCTCTGTATACGTCATTCACGTACACACTGCTATTCCAGTTAATTCCTGCAATCCCAGAGGAATTATTGGCAATTGAAGACATGATACTTATTGCAGAATGCCCATGTCCATAGTTATTAAAGTTGTCATCATCACTAGGATCAGTAATTAAGCGATCTATTGCAATATCAACAATATCTCCGCTAGCACCGGCTGCTGTCAAAATTCCTGTATCTAAAGAAGCTAGTAAGACATTGCTAGCCCCTTGAGTAAAGCGCCATGCGTTACTTACATCAGATATATGTAAGTTCCATTGAGAACCGAAGAAAGTATCATTAGTGCGTACTTGTAGTTCAAAGATTGAGGAGTCTGAAAAGCGCAATCTTTCAATACCTTGTAAGTAAATTTCTCGACCATCAGCAAGATTTATATAATCGAAGGTTGTACCTCCAAAAATTGCTTGATTAGCAGTTGAACCAGACAACGGATTAAAATCAGCGAGGCTCATACCATTAATACTAGTAATGCTAGAAGGAGAAATTTCAAACAAGTTTAATGTATCTGTACCGCCGCGTCCAATAATAACGGCACCTGTCCCTAAGTCTGCTGTATAGTCAATAATTTCACCCTTAAAAGAGCCATTAATTCGGTTCCAAGATAGTACATTTATAGCTTGAGAAGCAGAAGCAAACTCTTGACCGTCAGTAGTACGAGCTACTGCACGCAGTTGATAACTATCTCCAGTAAAATTTGAAAAGCTGGCGAGGTTAATTAACTCATTCGATAAGTTAGCTTGATTCCAAGTTCCCAGAGTTGATACAACACTATTGCCTTTTAGGGCTTCTAGACGTACATCTAATAAAGAAAAAATGTTGTCTAAATTATAGTTGAGACGTAAAGCTCCACTTTCAAAGACGCTATTTAAAGTATTGTCTCCCGAAGCATCAAATACACTAAATTTGGTAAAGATAGGATTAATACTTGTCGTGGCTAATGGATCGCTATTATTGTTATTCGGTGCGTCACTTGTGATATATGGATAGTTATTAAAAGCTGAGTATGTATTTTCTTGAATTTCCTGGTCTGTAATTATCTGAGTTGATAAATTATCTTGGGAAGAGCTTAAATATGTCGGAGTAGGTAAGTTAGAAACATCAGGAGAATAAGTTGCTGAGCTACTCGATCTGTTGTTTCTGTATATTACTGGTTCAGTAAGTTCTGAAGTTGTATTGTATGGTATGCCTGATGAGTTTGGTTCTGAAACTAGAGAAGTATTAAATATATTTGAACTAAAGCTTTCTAGTAGCTTTAAATTGTATGACATATTTTTCAGATAGGTAAATCAATTCTCAAATTTCTAATAATTTGAGACATGAAAGTTTTAGCAGACTTGTATATCTACTTGATGAAATTAGAGCTAGCAGAATTAAATCCTTGTAAGCTTGGCTTTATAAGTTATTGATTTTTTCACTTTATTTTGCTAAACAAGGAGATTTTAGGGATTCTATACAGAGAATTACTAGTAATTTAGCAAGCATTTTGCGGATAAAAATAAAACATTATTGAGTTTTTATCTAAATTCTTTAAAGATTTGATTAAGAAAATATCTCTAACAAATAAATAATTTATATTTATTCTTGAACGGAATATTAGCTATTTGTAATTGATTATCACTTTCATTATTAAACGACGTGGCATTAATTGGGAAAAGAGCATTTATACAAGAGATGAACCTTTACCCTACAACACATACCACGCAGATTCGAGCCTGAATATGATCGCGAATTTATTCGCTACTAGATGAACTCTATCGGCCTTTGTAGACTTACGCACAAAACTATTACGTAGTACGACGGAGAAACAATTGCAATAGATCGCCAATTTTTTCTGACCAATGCTCTTGCGGATAGTGTCCGGCTTCAGGTATTTGGACGAGTTCGACATTTTTTAAAGACTCGACTGCGTTTTGTGTATCAGCGATCGCAAGCCAAGGATCTTTAATTCCCCAAATAACCATTGTTGGTTGTTGCCACTTGCGTAAGCCCGAGTCAATTTCTGCGAGTGATTGTTGAAGTTGAAGATTGCGCATAGTCGCCAAAAGCGATCGCCCTGCTGCTGAACTTGTCAGAAAAGGCTTGCGGTAAATATTCAAATCTTGTTCACCGATTTGATAACGGCTACCACTTTCTAGCGTACGGTCAACTAATAGGGGGTCTTGCGTGAGCA contains:
- the radA gene encoding DNA repair protein RadA — protein: MPKPRTYYVCNECGAESPQWFGKCPACGTYNSLEEQIESTTSATLPSRGGLQLTRSNNKSAAKPAKPRASLTFAQISDRQVMRWVSGYGELDRVLGGGIVPGSLVLIGGDPGIGKSTLLLQVSNQLAQKYRILYVCGEESGQQVKLRASRLGVAKPVNDSSNDEANINLPQPNSPATEIAVGADLYVLPETDLEEILREIDSLKPNVAVIDSIQTVYFPTLTSAPGSVAQVRECTAALMQVAKRDDVTMLIVGHVTKEGAIAGPKVLEHLVDTVLYFEGDRFASHRLLRTVKNRFGATHEIGIFEMIDRGLREVPNPSELFLGNRDEPAPGTAIVVACEGTRPIVVELQALVSPTSYASPRRSTTGVDYNRLLQILAVLEKRVGIPLSKLDSYVASAGGLSVEEPAVDLGVAIAVVASFRDRVVDPGTVLIGEVGLGGQLRAVSQMELRLKEAAKLGFKRAIVPKGQNLPDVNLEIIPVAKVLDAIIAAIPPQHLQDSVLLDEES
- the rpaB gene encoding response regulator transcription factor RpaB produces the protein MESHKEKILVVDDEASIRRILETRLSMIGYDVVTAADGEEALDTFRKAQPDLVVLDVMMPKLDGYGVCQELRKESDVPIIMLTALGDVADRITGLELGADDYVVKPFSPKELEARIRSVLRRVDKTGVTGIPSSGVIHVGQLRIDTNKRQVYKGDERIRLTGMEFSLLELLVSRSGEAFSRSEILQEVWGYTPERHVDTRVVDVHISRLRAKLEDDPSNPELILTARGTGYLFQRIIEPGEE
- a CDS encoding cofactor assembly of complex C subunit B; its protein translation is MAKSDQNQFFRLLPIVVGALGGTLLLLNRLLTPELTGSQARADALGIMLSATLILTGLLWQRIIPQSPDTVSLVGQEGFEIAPLPEPAKTELAWASHLLLTNTATRSLVVFYQGKVLLRRGILGQQPEVKPGAILQRVLDKHKPVYLVDLKIYPGRIEFDYLPENTQGVIVQPIGQEGALILAANAPRSYTKQDENWIAGIADKLSVTLKNSTNVASVSG
- a CDS encoding DUF456 domain-containing protein → MLLTLYWVLVALMIVGVIGAVVPGIPGTSLILIAIIIWGVLQGSLSSIAVPLTVAIVVLLASIGIDFLASYWGAKRAGASKWGQIGAIVGLILGFLGLLPTLPFGGPLLGILLGPFLGAIIGEYLYQHNLQLAVKAGVGIVVGSLIGNLIQGALAVVTLSVFVLTTWSQIVGI
- a CDS encoding carboxypeptidase-like regulatory domain-containing protein; this encodes MTFCTPSIEPAITVTVSDAQTNLPLEAKVVVQKQNFQEELQLSSVTPAGQFIYGGVFERPGVYTVSTSSDGYETSVLEKVEVTQGECHVLTRHLQVRLKPVKCN
- a CDS encoding S8 family serine peptidase, with amino-acid sequence MSYNLKLLESFSSNIFNTSLVSEPNSSGIPYNTTSELTEPVIYRNNRSSSSATYSPDVSNLPTPTYLSSSQDNLSTQIITDQEIQENTYSAFNNYPYITSDAPNNNNSDPLATTSINPIFTKFSVFDASGDNTLNSVFESGALRLNYNLDNIFSLLDVRLEALKGNSVVSTLGTWNQANLSNELINLASFSNFTGDSYQLRAVARTTDGQEFASASQAINVLSWNRINGSFKGEIIDYTADLGTGAVIIGRGGTDTLNLFEISPSSITSINGMSLADFNPLSGSTANQAIFGGTTFDYINLADGREIYLQGIERLRFSDSSIFELQVRTNDTFFGSQWNLHISDVSNAWRFTQGASNVLLASLDTGILTAAGASGDIVDIAIDRLITDPSDDDNFNNYGHGHSAISIMSSIANNSSGIAGINWNSSVYVNDVYRGVSLQQAIQDTISYARARNQRVVFQGGIQGNWFNSGGTREQLEQLIRDNSDIAIFAIAAGNGGPNGNLSDPNYLTSVSGVAQLETTHDNVMSVGALRNTSATTIVDGLTNASSVNLASYSNRGSNLTLVAATDSPAIDKFGNMRFFGGTSGANPNLAGIASLVWSVNSSLTGGQVRQILIDTAMDLGAEGRDNTFGHGLVNADAAVRRAVALQRSADLANLYSGCSIFV